The Deinococcus detaillensis genome has a window encoding:
- a CDS encoding M20 family metallopeptidase: protein MTELTELLKTLISIPSTNPTGDSRSIAQFVAQWLQEIGGAVQVLAPSEKPEAQSVVARVGEGSPVIMLHAHTDTVPVTRTEAAAWTSDPFVGVERNGNMYGKGSVDDKGTLAAMMITFKKLCAHRPNGTLILVAASEEKVGGQLGTRWLVQTGHLPLCDLIVVGAQTFNRVATVHKGVMRATVTTRGRSAHATNPDRGINAINAMARVILTLEDYHRQLAQHSHPMTGNPTCNIGVITGGSTANAVADQCTIELDRRMVPGEEPLQVQRELEQLVLSAQIAPSTAEIGGFLYSSWFEAEIQTELGQAFLEYASHYTNTPVQPVGYWPGSDAKHLTELARGDMVIFGAGSYEAAHAADEYVSIAELTTCEAVLSGFLSRTLLAGGLHV, encoded by the coding sequence CTCATCAGTATCCCCTCGACCAATCCAACTGGCGATAGCCGGAGCATAGCCCAATTTGTCGCGCAGTGGCTTCAGGAGATCGGTGGGGCAGTTCAGGTGCTGGCTCCAAGTGAGAAGCCTGAAGCGCAAAGCGTGGTGGCGCGGGTGGGCGAGGGATCTCCTGTGATCATGCTGCACGCCCATACCGATACCGTGCCAGTCACACGGACGGAGGCCGCCGCCTGGACAAGCGATCCGTTCGTGGGCGTGGAACGCAACGGCAACATGTACGGCAAGGGCAGTGTGGACGACAAAGGCACACTGGCGGCCATGATGATTACTTTCAAAAAACTCTGTGCTCACCGGCCCAATGGCACGCTCATTCTGGTGGCGGCTTCTGAGGAAAAAGTCGGTGGGCAACTCGGTACCCGCTGGCTGGTACAGACGGGTCATCTCCCGCTCTGCGACCTGATTGTCGTTGGGGCACAGACCTTTAACCGAGTCGCTACCGTTCATAAGGGCGTGATGCGGGCCACAGTCACCACCCGTGGGCGCAGCGCTCACGCCACCAATCCAGACCGGGGGATCAATGCCATCAACGCCATGGCGCGGGTAATTCTGACGCTGGAAGACTATCACCGGCAGTTGGCACAACATTCACACCCTATGACCGGCAACCCGACTTGCAACATCGGGGTAATCACGGGGGGGAGCACAGCCAACGCCGTCGCCGACCAATGCACCATCGAACTCGACCGCCGAATGGTGCCGGGAGAAGAGCCGCTGCAGGTGCAGCGCGAATTGGAGCAGTTGGTTCTGAGTGCCCAAATCGCTCCCTCAACGGCTGAGATCGGTGGATTTCTTTACTCTAGCTGGTTTGAAGCTGAAATTCAGACTGAATTGGGTCAAGCGTTCTTAGAGTACGCCAGTCACTACACCAACACGCCAGTGCAGCCTGTCGGCTACTGGCCGGGCAGCGACGCCAAGCACCTGACCGAACTGGCAAGGGGCGACATGGTTATTTTCGGCGCGGGGAGTTACGAAGCGGCTCACGCCGCAGACGAGTACGTCAGCATCGCTGAGCTGACCACCTGTGAGGCAGTGCTGTCAGGCTTTCTCTCGCGGACGCTGCTGGCAGGGGGACTGCATGTTTGA
- a CDS encoding dihydroorotase — translation MFDVLIRGATVMTPAGEAQLDVALTKDKIVALLAPHSEAQAAEIIDAGGQHLLPGAIDIHFHVRAPAYPERGTWESETRAAAAGGVTTVFEMPISKPCCATPEIFVSRREQGRREAVVNFALYGAPGLLDAELVHGMAREGAIAYKIFTTEAVPGREDEFEGLCVPGEAEQLRVLELVRQTGLVTVVHAESQPLMDHFTAQVKATGRNDALTHGESRPPVVEALAIAKIATLNDLVGTKLHIAHLTSAHALRTLQRWQGSQDITGETCPQYLSFTEDALSRFGSYAKINPPLRKEADIEALWDGLRNGSILSVTTDHSPFTVAEKERARNNIWAAPPGAPGVEFLVPMLLDAAAQGKLSLGQAVDLMSSNGARRFGLANRKGVIQVGADADLILVDLKAMTVVDRQTERSQARDTDYFLDGQRFQGKVERTIVNGKTVYAAGQITGQAGDGQFVRP, via the coding sequence ATGTTTGATGTGCTGATTCGCGGAGCGACGGTCATGACGCCCGCCGGGGAAGCGCAGCTTGACGTTGCACTTACCAAGGACAAAATCGTAGCCCTGCTTGCGCCCCACAGCGAGGCTCAGGCTGCCGAAATCATTGACGCTGGGGGCCAGCATCTACTGCCGGGGGCGATTGACATTCACTTTCACGTTCGCGCTCCAGCTTACCCTGAACGGGGCACTTGGGAAAGCGAAACCCGCGCTGCTGCTGCCGGAGGCGTGACCACTGTTTTTGAAATGCCAATCTCTAAGCCATGCTGCGCGACGCCGGAGATTTTCGTGTCCCGCCGTGAGCAGGGGCGGCGCGAGGCAGTCGTTAATTTCGCGCTCTACGGCGCTCCTGGCCTTCTCGACGCTGAGCTGGTACACGGCATGGCACGGGAAGGCGCAATTGCCTACAAGATCTTTACCACCGAAGCGGTCCCAGGCCGTGAGGACGAATTCGAGGGGCTGTGTGTACCGGGCGAGGCCGAGCAACTGCGCGTTTTGGAGTTGGTACGCCAAACGGGACTGGTCACGGTTGTCCACGCGGAAAGCCAGCCACTCATGGATCATTTCACGGCGCAGGTCAAAGCCACCGGCAGAAACGACGCGCTCACTCACGGTGAATCTCGCCCGCCGGTGGTTGAGGCGTTAGCGATTGCCAAGATAGCGACCCTGAATGATCTGGTCGGCACCAAACTGCATATCGCTCACCTCACCTCAGCGCACGCCCTGCGAACTTTGCAACGTTGGCAAGGTTCGCAGGACATCACTGGAGAAACCTGCCCACAGTATCTGAGTTTCACTGAGGATGCCCTGAGCCGTTTCGGGAGTTACGCTAAAATCAATCCGCCGCTTCGAAAAGAGGCTGATATCGAAGCGCTGTGGGATGGGCTGCGGAACGGCTCTATTCTGAGCGTGACTACTGATCACTCTCCTTTCACAGTTGCTGAAAAAGAGCGTGCTAGGAACAATATCTGGGCCGCTCCGCCCGGGGCACCCGGCGTCGAGTTTCTGGTGCCAATGCTGCTTGACGCAGCGGCACAAGGCAAACTGAGTCTCGGGCAGGCAGTGGACTTGATGAGTAGCAACGGTGCACGCCGCTTCGGGCTGGCGAACCGAAAAGGGGTCATCCAAGTGGGAGCAGACGCCGATCTAATTCTGGTTGATCTCAAGGCAATGACTGTGGTCGATCGTCAAACTGAGCGGAGTCAGGCCCGCGACACCGACTATTTTCTGGACGGGCAGCGATTTCAGGGCAAAGTCGAGCGCACCATCGTCAATGGCAAGACGGTCTACGCTGCTGGTCAAATCACCGGACAAGCGGGCGACGGACAGTTCGTACGCCCATGA